Proteins found in one Timaviella obliquedivisa GSE-PSE-MK23-08B genomic segment:
- the glpX gene encoding class II fructose-bisphosphatase, with protein sequence MESTLGLEIIEVVEQAAIASARWMGKGDKNMADHVAVEAMRERMNKIHMRGRIVIGEGERDDAPMLYIGEEVGVCTQPDAKDFCNPEELVEIDIAVDPCEGTNLCAYGQPGSMAVLAIAEKGGLFAAPDFYMKKLAAPQAAKGHVDINKSATENLKILAECLDRAIEELVIVVMKRDRHTDLIQEIRDAGARVRLISDGDVSAAISCGFSGTNIHALMGIGAAPEGVISAAAMVCLDAHFQGQLIYDPAIVKTGLIGESRESNVDRLKSMNITDPDKVYEANELASGKTLLFAGCGITSGTLMEGVRFFNGGARTESLVISNQSKTARFVDSVHMWNKPKHIELK encoded by the coding sequence GTGGAAAGTACATTAGGTTTAGAAATTATTGAAGTCGTTGAGCAAGCGGCGATCGCGTCGGCTCGGTGGATGGGAAAAGGCGATAAGAACATGGCTGACCATGTGGCAGTAGAAGCCATGCGGGAACGGATGAATAAAATTCATATGCGCGGTCGGATCGTGATTGGTGAAGGCGAACGAGACGATGCGCCCATGCTCTACATCGGTGAAGAAGTGGGAGTTTGTACCCAGCCCGATGCCAAGGACTTTTGTAACCCTGAAGAACTGGTAGAAATTGACATCGCTGTTGACCCTTGCGAAGGCACAAACCTCTGCGCCTATGGTCAACCTGGCTCTATGGCGGTTCTGGCGATCGCTGAGAAAGGTGGCTTATTTGCCGCCCCCGACTTTTATATGAAGAAACTGGCTGCGCCCCAAGCTGCTAAAGGTCATGTTGACATTAATAAGTCAGCCACCGAAAACCTCAAAATTCTAGCTGAGTGCCTTGATCGGGCGATCGAAGAACTCGTGATTGTGGTGATGAAGCGCGATCGTCACACTGACTTAATTCAAGAAATTCGGGATGCAGGCGCTAGAGTTCGCCTAATTTCAGATGGTGATGTCTCAGCAGCTATTTCCTGTGGTTTCTCTGGAACCAACATTCACGCCCTGATGGGAATCGGTGCTGCTCCTGAAGGCGTTATTTCAGCGGCGGCAATGGTCTGCTTGGACGCACATTTCCAAGGTCAATTGATTTACGATCCTGCCATTGTTAAGACGGGTCTGATTGGCGAGAGTCGCGAAAGCAACGTCGATCGCCTCAAGTCTATGAACATCACTGACCCTGACAAAGTTTATGAGGCAAATGAGCTAGCTTCAGGCAAAACCCTCTTGTTTGCGGGTTGTGGCATTACCTCTGGCACATTAATGGAAGGTGTACGCTTCTTTAACGGCGGCGCTCGTACTGAAAGCTTAGTTATCTCCAATCAGTCCAAAACTGCTCGGTTTGTAGATTCTGTCCACATGTGGAACAAGCCCAAGCACATCGAATTGAAGTAA
- the uvrA gene encoding excinuclease ABC subunit UvrA → MPKRTRTADISSADHPPSAELQNGNGKYSPANPQNTIRIRGARQHNLKNIDLEIPRDRLVVLTGVSGSGKSSLAFDTIFAEGQRRYVESLSAYARQFLGQVDKPDVDAIEGLSPAISIDQKSTSHNPRSTVGTVTEIYDYMRLLYGRAGEPHCPQCDRSIVPQTIDQMYDRIMLLPDRTRFQILAPVVRGKKGTHKKLISSLASEGFVRVRIDGEVRELSDSIELEKNQFHNVEIVVDRLVKKEGIQDRIVDSLGTCLKRSEGIVIVEVMPDAENNVVELKNPDLQLAVLPAMAAEPAGKYGREKDTDLKSVDLVFSENFACPEHGAVMEELSPRLFSFNSPYGACPNCHGLGTLRTFSAELVVPDPSLPVYAAIAPWSEKDNTYYFSLLYSVGQAFGFEIQTPWNQLTPDQHQIILHGSDEKIYIESDSRYRDTKGYSRKYEGVLPMLDRQYKDTTSDLYKQKLEQYLVDQPCEVCQGDRLKPEALSVRIGQYGIKDFTGASIRECLERVNDANLTARQAQIGELVLKEIKARLQFLLDVGLDYLTLDRTAMTLSGGEAQRIRLATQIGAGLTGVLYVLDEPSIGLHQRDNARLLNTLTKLRDLGNTLIVVEHDEDTMRAADYIVDIGPGAGVHGGRIVSSGSLEDLLNCEESLTGAYLSGRQVIGTPAERREGNGRSLRIRDAYRNNLQHIDVDIPLGKLVCVTGVSGSGKSTLVSELLYPALQHHFGHKIPHPKDMEEIGGLNALDKVIVIDQSPIGRTPRSNPATYTGVFDVIRDLFCETIEAKARGYKPGQFSFNVKGGRCEACSGQGVNVIEMNFLPDVYVQCEVCRGARYNRDTLQVKYKGKSIADVLSMTAEEAQDFFQNIPKAAARLQTMVDVGLGYVRLGQTAPTLSGGEAQRLKLATELSRRATGKTLYLIDEPTTGLSFYDVHKLLDVLQRLADMGNSILVIEHNLDVIRCSDWVIDLGPEGGDRGGEIVAIGTPEEVAKNERSYTGQYLKQVLKQHPAGK, encoded by the coding sequence ATGCCCAAGCGCACCCGCACCGCTGATATTTCCAGTGCTGATCATCCTCCTAGTGCTGAACTTCAGAATGGCAATGGCAAATACTCGCCAGCCAACCCCCAAAATACAATTCGCATTCGGGGAGCACGGCAGCACAACCTCAAGAATATTGATCTGGAAATTCCTCGCGATCGCCTCGTTGTCCTGACTGGAGTTTCTGGCTCAGGCAAGTCTTCCCTTGCCTTCGACACAATTTTTGCAGAGGGACAGCGGCGCTATGTTGAATCTTTAAGTGCCTACGCCCGTCAGTTTTTGGGACAGGTTGATAAACCGGATGTCGATGCCATTGAGGGGTTAAGTCCAGCGATCTCGATTGATCAAAAATCAACCTCTCACAACCCGCGATCGACTGTCGGCACGGTGACAGAAATTTATGACTATATGCGATTGTTATATGGGCGAGCAGGCGAACCCCACTGTCCTCAATGCGATCGTTCCATCGTGCCGCAGACGATTGATCAAATGTACGATCGCATCATGCTACTGCCCGATCGGACTCGGTTTCAAATTCTTGCACCTGTGGTGCGGGGCAAGAAGGGAACGCACAAAAAGCTCATTTCGAGTCTTGCCTCGGAGGGCTTTGTGCGGGTGCGGATTGATGGCGAGGTGCGGGAACTGAGCGATTCGATCGAATTAGAGAAAAATCAGTTTCACAATGTTGAAATTGTGGTCGATCGCTTAGTCAAAAAAGAAGGTATTCAAGACCGCATTGTCGATTCGCTAGGCACCTGTTTGAAGCGATCGGAAGGGATTGTGATTGTCGAAGTCATGCCCGACGCTGAGAACAATGTGGTGGAACTCAAAAATCCTGACCTGCAATTGGCGGTATTGCCAGCTATGGCGGCAGAACCAGCAGGCAAATACGGTAGAGAAAAAGACACTGATCTAAAATCTGTCGATTTGGTTTTCTCAGAAAACTTTGCTTGTCCAGAACACGGGGCAGTCATGGAGGAGCTATCGCCGCGATTGTTTTCTTTCAACTCGCCCTATGGCGCTTGCCCTAACTGCCACGGCTTAGGCACGCTGAGAACTTTTTCAGCAGAATTGGTGGTGCCCGATCCTAGTTTGCCTGTGTACGCCGCGATCGCCCCCTGGTCAGAAAAAGACAACACCTATTACTTCTCACTTCTTTACAGCGTCGGGCAAGCTTTCGGGTTCGAGATCCAAACCCCCTGGAATCAACTCACACCCGATCAGCATCAGATTATTTTGCACGGCTCAGATGAGAAAATCTACATCGAATCCGACTCCCGCTACCGCGACACGAAGGGCTATTCGCGTAAGTATGAAGGCGTTTTGCCGATGTTAGATCGGCAGTATAAAGACACTACCTCAGATTTATACAAGCAGAAGCTAGAGCAGTATTTGGTCGATCAACCTTGCGAAGTGTGTCAGGGCGATCGCCTCAAGCCTGAAGCGCTCTCGGTTCGGATTGGGCAGTACGGCATCAAAGACTTTACAGGTGCCTCAATCCGGGAATGTTTAGAGCGGGTCAACGATGCCAACCTCACCGCTCGTCAGGCACAAATCGGTGAACTGGTACTCAAAGAAATCAAAGCGCGTCTCCAGTTTTTGCTGGATGTCGGGCTAGATTATCTAACACTCGATCGTACTGCCATGACGCTCTCTGGCGGCGAGGCACAGCGGATTCGCCTAGCCACCCAAATTGGGGCAGGCTTAACCGGAGTTTTGTACGTTTTGGATGAACCCAGCATTGGACTGCATCAGCGCGATAATGCACGGCTACTCAACACCCTAACGAAATTGCGAGACTTGGGTAATACACTAATCGTCGTGGAGCATGACGAAGACACCATGCGGGCAGCAGACTACATCGTTGATATTGGCCCTGGTGCAGGGGTTCATGGTGGGCGGATCGTTTCTTCGGGTTCACTCGAAGATTTGTTGAACTGTGAAGAATCGCTGACTGGGGCTTACCTTTCTGGGCGGCAAGTGATTGGTACTCCCGCTGAACGCCGGGAAGGTAACGGTCGCAGTTTGCGCATTCGGGATGCCTACCGCAATAACTTGCAACACATTGATGTTGATATTCCCCTAGGCAAACTGGTGTGCGTCACAGGCGTATCTGGCTCAGGCAAATCAACTCTGGTGAGTGAATTACTTTATCCAGCACTCCAGCACCATTTTGGACACAAAATTCCCCATCCCAAAGACATGGAGGAGATTGGTGGACTGAACGCGCTTGATAAAGTAATTGTGATTGATCAGTCACCCATTGGACGCACACCCCGATCGAATCCTGCGACCTATACAGGTGTCTTTGATGTTATTCGTGATCTCTTTTGTGAAACCATTGAGGCGAAAGCTAGAGGTTATAAGCCAGGACAGTTTTCGTTCAACGTTAAGGGCGGACGCTGTGAAGCTTGCAGCGGACAGGGTGTGAACGTCATTGAGATGAACTTCTTACCTGATGTGTATGTTCAATGCGAAGTGTGTAGAGGCGCACGGTACAACCGAGATACGCTACAAGTGAAGTACAAGGGCAAGTCGATCGCCGATGTTCTTAGCATGACTGCAGAAGAGGCGCAAGACTTTTTCCAAAACATCCCTAAAGCCGCTGCCCGCCTGCAAACCATGGTAGATGTGGGTTTGGGCTATGTCCGACTTGGGCAAACTGCGCCCACTCTTTCTGGTGGAGAGGCACAGCGCTTAAAGCTGGCAACGGAACTTTCGCGGCGGGCAACAGGCAAAACGCTGTATTTGATTGACGAACCGACAACTGGGCTTTCATTTTACGATGTTCACAAGCTGCTGGATGTATTGCAAAGGCTGGCAGATATGGGCAACTCAATCTTAGTGATTGAGCATAATTTGGACGTGATTCGCTGTAGCGATTGGGTGATTGATCTGGGCCCTGAAGGGGGCGATCGCGGCGGCGAAATTGTGGCGATCGGCACACCGGAAGAAGTGGCGAAGAATGAGCGATCGTATACGGGGCAGTATTTGAAGCAAGTGTTGAAGCAGCATCCAGCAGGCAAATAG